The Candidatus Eisenbacteria bacterium genome includes the window ACATGTCGGTGGAGCTGATCACGCCGATCGCGATGGAGAAGGAGCTTCGGTTCGCGATCCGCGAGGGCGGTCGCACCGTCGGCGCCGGCGTCGTAACGGAGATCCTCGAGTAATGCCAACGACCGCGCCGGCAGGACAGAGAATCCGCATTCGTTTGCGGTCGTACGACCACGCCGTGCTCGATCAGTCGGCGGGCGAGATCGTGCGCACCGCGAAGCGTACCGGCGCCCGCACCGCGGGGCCCATTCCGCTTCCGACGCAGCGTTCCGTGTACACCGTGCTTCGTTCGCCGCACGTGGACAAGAAATCGCGGGAGCAATTCGAGGTCCGCGTCCACAAGCGGCTCATCGATATCGTGAAGTCGACCCCGCAGACGATCGACGCCTTGATGAAGCTCGATCTCCCGGCGGGGGT containing:
- the rpsJ gene encoding 30S ribosomal protein S10 — translated: MPTTAPAGQRIRIRLRSYDHAVLDQSAGEIVRTAKRTGARTAGPIPLPTQRSVYTVLRSPHVDKKSREQFEVRVHKRLIDIVKSTPQTIDALMKLDLPAGVDIEIKL